The nucleotide window TGACGAGGTCGAGTTCTCCGGTGCGGCGGCAGTATTCGCCGAGGACCGGATCGGCGGAGGAGTCGACGAGATCCCAGTTGTCGACCCGGCCTCGGCGCACGGCGTCGAGATAGAGGTCGACCCAGCCCCGCCCGTCGCCACCGCGACGCAGCTCGCTGTCGAACTCCTGGCGGAGGAGGAACAGCGCGATCAGCCGGTGCTCGTGGACCGGTGAGTCGAGCAGCTCGACGACCTGATCCGGCGCGATACCGCGGAACCTCGTCGCGATCTCGCGTTGCACGGGTACCCGGATTCCGAGGAATTCGTCGCCTTCCCCGTATCCACCCGGTCGGGCTTGGAAGAACGCGGCCTGTCCGCGTGCGAGCTCTGGATCCGCCACCTCGGCCGCCGCGTCGCGTACCTGCGCGGCGGTGGGCGCGTGCGACATGAGAGGCCTAGAGCAGATCCGCCACGGGCGTGGGGGTCTGGAGTTTCGGCCGGGTCTTCATCACCGCGCCCACCTTGCCCGCGCCCACCACCCCGGAGAGGACACCGTCCCGGCTGTAGTACGCGACGAACTTCTTGCCGTCGTCGTCGACGACGTGGACGTCGTCATCGGCGCGTGGTGCGCCGAGTACCTGGATCTTGACGTCGAACTGGTCGCTCCAGAAGTACGCGACCGACGCGGTGACCGCGTCGCCCCCGGTGATCTGATGGGCGACGACCGACGCCTGCTCGACCGTGTGATTCCAGTGTTCGACGCGGTGCGGAGTGCCGTCCTCGTCGAGCCAGTTGGCGACGTCGCCGAGTGCGTAGATGTTCTCGGCACTGGTGTGTCCGGTTGCGTCGCAGGCGATGCCACCCCCGACGTCGCGCGGGGCGAGTTCGATGCCGGAACCGTCGAGGTATCCCGTCACCGGCGTCGAACCGATGCCGACGACCACGATGTCGGCGGGCAACGTGGTGCCGTCGGTGAGTTCGACGGCATGCACCCGGCCGTGGGAGACGACGATGGTCCCGACTCCGACGCCGGTCCGGAGATCGACGCCGTTCGCGACGTGCAGCCGCGACACCAGCGCGCCGATCTGTTCGCCCAGCGCCACGGCGAGCGGCGTCGGAGCCGGTTCGACGAGGCTGACGGCCACACCGCGTGCGGTGAGCCCGGCGGCCACCTCACATCCGATGAAACCGGCACCGATGACGACTGCGGTGCTCGCGGAATCGATCTCGTCGCGCAGCGCGACCGCGTCGTCGTAGGTGCGGAGCACGTGTACGCCCCGGACGTTCTCGGTGAGACCGGGAAACGGCCGCGGATCGAGGCCGGTGGCCAGCACCAGGGTGCCGTAGGCGACGGTGGCGCCCGAGGCCAGCGTGATCGTCTGATCTGCCGGTGACACCGCGGTCACGGCCTCGCCCAGCCGCAGCGTGATGCCGGCTTCGTCATAGAACTCCGCGGGCTTGAGGTCGACGCGGTCGTCCTTGCCCAGCAGCACCGACTTCGACAGCGGCGGACGATCGTACGGCGGGTGGGCTTCGGCCCCCACGAGCGTGATCGGGTCCGTGAAACCGTTGTTCCGCAGGTTCTCCGCGACCCGGATTCCGCCCAGCCCGGCACCGACGACGACCACGCCCGCGCTCGATCCACTCATCTCTCGTACCCTTCGTCGTCTCTCCCGGTCGACAGCCGTCTGCGCCCGGCGGTCGCGCGGACCGCCCGGGGACAACTCGTGTCTCAACGGGTCACATCGCCGACCGGTTGCAGGTCGGACAGCAGCCAATTCCCGTCGACCTTACGCATAAGTGCCCACCGCGCGGTAGGGGTCCGCGACGGTTTCGCATCGGCGGGCAGCCTAAAGCCTGTAGATTCACCGGGCGCGGTCGCGATGATCTCGTTCACGAACACGAGCACCCGCGCCCGGTCGGGACCGCTCTCGTGCAGGCCGGCACCGACGACCTCACCCGTCACCGAGACCGCCGACGCACGGACACCCGGCACCACGACATCGGCTCCGCGGTTGCGGTACTCCAGGCGGAGCGGGTCGGTGAGCAACGCGTCGGTCGCTCGGCGCCGGTCTGCGGGCTCGTCCGGCGAATAGGTGAGAACCGCACCGACGGCCGCCGACGCGGCCGTCAGGATCTCGGCGCGTCGCTCCTCGGTCGGATCGGAGTCAGGACGCAGCGCGCCCGCGCCGGCGATCACCGCGACCACGAGCAGCAGCACCGACGCGGCGGCCAGAAGCCGTATCCGGGTACGCTCGCGTCTGGCCGGGAGTGGCGGTAGCAACTCGCGGTCTCCGGTGGCGGTCACGGACGCCTCGCCTGGGCGATCTTCCAACCGTCTTCGGTGAGGGTCATCGTGACCAGCGCCGTGACCCGCTCGCCGGTGGTGTCGACCCCGGACCCGTCCCCCGACTCACCCAGGAGGGCCGGATTCGTCGCGTCGGCGACCACCAGCACGTCGACGTCGGCACCGATCTCGTCGGATGTCGGGTCCGTGACGAGCCCTGCCGACACCACCTGTCCGACACTCGAATCCGTCTGCCCGCCCACCTCCGCGACCAGGGCGTCGCGGGCTGCCTCGATCCGCTCCCGCTGGGCTCCGGTGCTCACCTCGGCGACAGCGGTCACGTAGCCCTCGGGATCGGCAGGGTCGGCGGTGAGCATGACGGTGACGGCGCCGCGTGCGGACGCGAGTACGTCGTTCGTCAGCTCCGTCGCCTCGTGCTGCCCGCGGATCTGCCAGCTCAGCACGCCGGCCACCGCGACCAGGACCAGCACGGCGAGTGCCGCTGCGACGAGGGTCCGGCGCAGCAGGCGTGTCCGACGTATCGCACGCGACCGAAGGGCCGGGGCGGCGGCGATCCGGGCGGTGCGCGCCCGGCGCACCGCCGTGTCGACCCGCTCACGGGCGAGTTCGACTCTGGTGGCGCCGGTCTCGTTCATTCCCGCCACCCCCGGAGGCCGTGGAGCGCGGTCATCCGATCACATCCGCGGCGGAGAGACGCCACGCGTCGCCCGAGCGCACGAACCGGGCGAGGACCGAACGGCGCACCGTCGTCGCCGGCCGGTCGGCGGAGCGAACGGTCACCGCGACGCGTAACAACGCTTCCCCCTCCTGCGCGTCGGCCGCGACGATGCTGACGATCTCGGGTCGCCAGGTCACCGACGACGTTCCCTCGGGCGGCGGTCGATCGAGCTGGGCACCGTAGCTGTCCGTGAAGTCCTCGGCGACCAGGGCTCGCGCACGGGCACGGTCCTGCTGCCACCTTTCCGCGTCGACGGAGAAGACCTCCGAGACGATCGCACCGGCCTGCGTCCGCAGCTCGTCCCGGCTCTCCGCGACATCGGCGCCCGCTCGCTGCGAATCCCACAGCGCGAGCACGACGACGAGCGTCGTCACCAGAACGACCGTCGCGATCACGATGCGGACAGCTGCGACGCGCGCGGAGACGGTCCGCGCCGTCGCCCGTCCCGGGTGTCCTCCGGCCGCTCCGGATGTCGTCGTCGGTCTCATGGGAGGTACTGCACCGCCCCGAGTTTGAGGCTGCCGTCGTCCGGTGTGACAAGGACCCGCAACCGGAATCTGCGTGCCTGGTCGTCGGTCTCATCCGGTGAGCCGGGGCGCGCGAACACGACGGTGGCGGCGATGAGGACCGTGGCGGAGTCCCCGTCCCGGGCCGATATCCCGGTGCCGTCGACCGAGGACTCCGCGACAGTGCCGTTGGCACGGACGAATTCGGTGTAGCTGTCCGCGGACTGGGCGAACTCGTCATAGAAGGCCCCTGTGGCACCGGCGAGGATCCGCTGGGCTCGCCGGTCATCGCGGCTGTCCGGCGCGATGAGCACTTCGACCCGTTCGGCTGCGGCCGACTGGAGTTCGGCGTCGGAGTAGCGCGCACGGTCTCGCGTCCACGCGGTCACCGCGACCGCGGCCAGCGCGAGGGCCACGACGAGTACGAGGACCGCGACGACCCACCGCCGCCGGGGAAGGCGACGCCGGAGTCCGGCGTCCACCTCGATCCTGTGCAATTCGTCCAGTGCCTCGCGCAGCTCGCGTCTGGCCGCCCGATCGGCAGCGATGTCGCGCGCCCCGGACGAGGCCGCCGGCCGACCACTCGTGTCCGCCACCTTCACGACGACAGGGGCGTGCTCTCCTGGGGCTGCGTCAGGCTCGCGCCCACCGCCCTAGTGTCGACCTTCTCGCCGCGGATCCGGCTGGAGTATGCGGCGCGGGCCTGTTGGTCGGGGCTCAGGAAGATCGAGTCGAGCTTGGTCAGCTTGCGCGAGAGACGCTTCATCGCCTGCGGGAACAGCGGACTCGACTCGGCCCATCGCATCGACCGCGGCGCGTAGACCCGGGTGACCGGCCGCGCGATCGTCTGCACGACGATCGAGGCCACCTCGCCGGGCTCGACGGTCTGGATGAACTTGTTGGTCTGCAGGCCCGAGATCAGGGCGGTACGGGTGAATGTCGGGAGCACCGCGCTGACCGTGACGCCCTGCGGTTCGAGTTCGGCGCCGAGCGCCTCGGAGAACTCGATGACGGCCGCCTTGGCGCCGTTGTAGATCGTGAGACCGGGGGTCGGGATGCGTCCGGCCGTCGATGCGATGTTCACGATGTGACCGGCGCGGCGCGGCGCCATCCGGCGGGCCGCCTCCTGGCAGCCGATGATCACGCCGAGCACGTCGATCTCGTAGGTGCGGCGGATGATCGTGTCGTCATAGGACAGGAACGGGCCGACCGGCATGATCCCCGCGTTGTTCACGAGCACGTCGATCGGTCCCAGCCGCGCCTCGACCTCGGTCAGGAAGGCGTCGAAGGACTCGCGCTTGGTCACGTCCACCTCGATGCCCTCGATGCCGAGGTCGGCGGCGGCCTTGCCCACGGCTTCCGAATCCACATCGCCGATGGCCACCTTGGCGCCCGCGTCGAACAGCTGCGTCGCGGTCTCGAATCCGATGCCGCGCGCGCCACCGGTGACGACCACGACCTTGTCCCGTAACGCGGCGCGGATGGCGTCGTGATCGGGTGTTCGGGACAGCCTGTCGCGCAGACTCATTGGATCTCCTTCGGTGGGTGCGGACTTCGAACAGCGGGCGCGGGGTGCGACGGACCGGGCCCGTTCATCCCCGGCCGGGGTTCACCAGATCATCGGCGCCAGGAACTTCGACGCGAAGTCCCGAACGCGCTGCGGTTCGTTACGGGCGGGGTCCGAGGGCGGCGTCTCCAGGAGCGAGATCACCAGCCGCACATGGATCTCCACTGCTTCCAGCAGATCTTCGACGGGCATCTGCGCGCCCTCGTCGCGGAGTGTGGCAGCAACCCGGTCGGTGACCATGTCGATGAACAACGACGTCATCTTCGCGGTGACGCTCTTGATCTCGGAGTCGGTGAGGACGATGCGGCTGAGCAACGGGTCGGAGTTGACCCATTCGGCGCCGACGGCGAATGCCTCCACCAGCGCGGCCTTCGGGCCGAGGCCCTTCACCGAGGCCTCGAGCTTCTGCATGCCGGTCTCGTAGGCGTCGTTCGCCACCGCGTAGAGCAGCGCGTCCTTGTTGGGGAAGCGACGGTACAACGTACTGCGGCTCACCCCGGCGCGGGCGGCGACCTCGTCGATGTTGGCGCGGCGGACGCCGACCTCGGCGAACTCGGCCCCGGCAGCGGCGAGGATCGCCGCTTCCTGGTCGGCCGGGCTGGCGGTGTTGCGGACCTTCCGTGTCGACGTCCTGGCCCTGCTGTCGGTCTTCGTTCCGGTGTCTGCCACGGTCATCGCCGCCACACCGTGACAGGGAGCTCGTCCTCCGCGGGTACCGGCCACTGGTTGCCGCCCAGCCTGCGCTGCGTGATCGTCGTGATCTCCATCTGGTCAAAATACAACCCGGGGCCTGCGTGCACGCGGTCGCCGAGAGCGCCGCCCGCGGCCATCGCCACGACTTGGTCCGAGCAGGAGGTACCGGGCAGACCCATCCCCGTCGGCGCAGCCGCCAGATCCGAAGCCATGCTCATCCCTCTCCCGCTCGAGTTGTCCGTGAAGCGTCGGCCACACTGTGACCCACATCGCATCCTAGACCATGATGAGACAGATCGGAAAAAGCGTTCCTATCGAGCGGCGTGGGCGTCGGCGTTCCAGCGCGCCGCGAGCAGCCGATGGCACCGCCGCACACGCTCCCGCCACCAGTGCTGCCGATCCGGCCCGACCGCGAGCCCGGCCGTCGCCACGGAGGCGCCGGGGCCGAACCATCGAACTCCGACCGTGCCGTCGACCATCTGGAACGACGCCGCGACATCCGCGGTGAGCAGCGATCCGGTTCCCAGTCCGCACGCGAGTTCCAGGCGCGGCAGGGCAGCAGCGGCGGCGACGCCCGCGGCCATCCCGACCGCGCTGTCAAGGGCGCTCGAGACCACGATCTCGAGTCCGAGGTCGTCGGCGAGGTCGAGGGTCGCCCGCATCCCGCCGAGCGGAGCCACCTTGACCACGGCGACGTCCGCGGCGTCGGCGGCCACCACTCGATACGGGTCCTCGGCTTTTCTGATCGATTCGTCGGCGGCGATCGGCACCGACACCGATCGACGCACCGCAGCCAGTTCCTCGACTGTGCGACAAGGCTGTTCCGCGTACTCGACGTCTCCGATGGCACGCAACGCGGCGACGGCCTCGTCGACGGTCCAGCCCCCGTTCGCATCGACGCGGACCCGGTCGATGACCGCTCGCGTCGCCGCGACCCGCGCGACGTCGTCGTCGAGCGTCTGACCGGGTTCGGCGACCTTGACCTTCGCGGTCCCCGCGCCGGGGTAACGCTCCAGCAGGGTGGCGACCTCGTCGGCGGGGATCGCGGGCACGGTCGCATTGACCGGGACGGTCTCGCGAACGGCGCCGGGGGGCCCGACCCAGGCGGCCTCGAGGCCGGCCCGCAACCACGACGACGCCTCCTTGTCGTCGTATTCGACGAACGGCCCGAACTCACCCCATCCCGCCGGCCCGGCGAAGATCATCGTCTCCCGGGCGGTCAGGCCGCGGAACCTCGTGCGCATCGGCAGCCGTACTGCGACCGCGGAGGCGAGGACGTCCTCGACGTCGGGAAGCGCCCAGTCCTGCCGTCGTGTCTCCCGTTGTCGGCCGCGCGTCATCGGACCTCCCTCTCCGCATGCGGATCACCCGCGTCGTTGAAACAACCTTCCAAGTTTGTTCCAAGTGCGATATTCTCGCCGCCATGTCAGTCAACCAGGGATTCGACGCCGGCATCCGCGAGGCGGAACCGATGATCGTCGACGACACTCCGGACACCGCGGGCGAGATCGCCTCGCCGCGCCTCGGTGCCGACTCGCTCGTGTGGAAGTTCTACGGCGACAACCGAGGCCTGCTCGGCTTCCAGCGTCTGGCCGGCACGGAGAACTGCATCGAGCAGCTCGGCCAGGCCGTGCTCGACCATTCGGTCATCTTCAGCGACTTCCTCGGTCGGGCCAAGCGCACCGGGCCGCCGGTCATGCGGACCGTCTACAGCACCGAGCCGGAGAAGTGGGGACGCACGGTGCGCGACTTCCACAAGGACATCAAGGGCACCATCAGCGACGGATCGCGCTACCACGCACTCAATCCGGAACTGTTCTACTGGGCGCACGCGACCTTCGTCGACCAGGTCCTCTACATCACCGACACCTTCATCCGGCGCCTGTCCTACGCCGAGAAGGTCCAGATCTTCGAGGAGAGCAAGACCTGGTACCAGCTCTACGGGGTCAGCGACCGGGGGCAACCGCAGACGTACGAGGAGTTCGTCCAGTACTGGGACGACATGCTCGACCGCTTCGTGCCGCACAAGACGATCGTCTATGCCACCGGTTACATCCGGCAGGGGCTCCCGCGGCCCAAGAAGATTCCCGCACCCGTGTGGAAGATCGTGTCGCTTCCGTTGAACGCCTTCATCCGAACGGTCGTCGTCGGGACGCTGCCCCCACAGATGCGCGCGGTCTGCGATCTGGAGTGGAACGAGCGACGCGAGAAGAACTTCCAGCGTTTCGCCGCCCTCATGCGGGCCGCCAATCCACTGATCAACAAGTTGCCGCTCAAGTACCTCTACGTCCCGTGGGCCTACGACGCCTGGCGCAAGGTCGGGATCGACCCGAGGCCGCTGCACAACAAGCCCGCGCGATAACGCACCGGCGCCTCACCTCACCCGCTCCCTAATCCGAAAGAATCACACCCCCCTGGTCCCGGAGGTGCGAGGAGCGATAGCGACGAGCCACGAAGGGCCTGGTGAGAAGCCTTGCGAGACCCTTCGTGGCTCGCTTCGCTCGCACCTCAGGGAGCAAGAAATTCGGACGCTCACGAGTGTTCTTTCGTAGTCCACGACGGCCGCCAGGCCGCAGATACTGAGGAGCGAGCGTGCGAGCGTCTCGAAGGGTCAGTGCCCGAGAAATCCGTCGACGTGTGCGACGAACTCCGCGGCGCGGTCACGGTGGACGCTGTGACCCGCCTCGATGGTGACGAACCGCGAGTCCGGCAGGGCCTCGCTGAGGGTCTGCAGGTGGCGCGGGGGCAGGAAACTCTTCTCGCCACCGGAGATGACCAGGGCGGCGGCCTGCACATCCGGCAGTTCCGACCACCAGTGCGGTGCACAGACATCGAACTCGGCGACGATCTGGTCGCCCATCCGCCCATCGAATCGGATGACCGGAAAGGGATTGCGCGCCAACGCGATCAGTCCACGAACCTGCTCACCCAGCGTGGCGCGCATCGCGATGCCCTCGGACAGGTCGGCCTCGTCACGGGGCATCGGCGGCACCTCCTCGAGGACCAGGCGCCGGATCCGGGACGGCTCGAGCATGGCGAAACGTAGCGCGGTGTGGGCCCCGAGAGAGTGGCCGACCACGTCGGCGACCGCGATGCCGAGGGTGTCGAGGACGTAGGCCAGATCGTCGCGGAAGTCGTCGAGCCGATAGACATCTCGGGCCCGTCCGCTGCGTCCGTGTCCGCGAAGGTCGACGCTGATCACCGCGCGTCCGCGGGCGCGGAGAGCCGCCGCGAGGCGACGCCAGGTCGAATGATCCGACGCCATGCCGTGCACGAGGACGACGGGCACGCCACGGTCGGCTTCGCCCGCGACCCGGACCGCCAGGTCGGGGGCGCCGCTTCGACGCAGAACACGCATGACCGTCAGCTTACGAGCGTCGGCGGTGCGTCCGCCGTCACAGTCCACACCAGCGCGTGGGTCCCGGACGGACCGGTTCTCATCGGTCGCGGAACCAGCCGCTGTTCGTGGCACGCCACACCATGTCCTCCCAGTACCCCCAGGTATGGGTCCCCACCGACGGGAAGTCCGTCGTGACCGGGATGCCCTGCAGCGCGGCGGCGACCTCGAACGACCGGG belongs to Gordonia sp. KTR9 and includes:
- a CDS encoding DNA alkylation repair protein, which produces MSHAPTAAQVRDAAAEVADPELARGQAAFFQARPGGYGEGDEFLGIRVPVQREIATRFRGIAPDQVVELLDSPVHEHRLIALFLLRQEFDSELRRGGDGRGWVDLYLDAVRRGRVDNWDLVDSSADPVLGEYCRRTGELDLVTQHARDPDLWRRRVGIIATFAFIKHGDATALLAVAPFVRDDRRDLIQKAFGWMLREVGKRVDETVLLGYLDDNAARMGRTALTYALEHRTPEVRTHYRGLR
- a CDS encoding NAD(P)/FAD-dependent oxidoreductase; the protein is MSGSSAGVVVVGAGLGGIRVAENLRNNGFTDPITLVGAEAHPPYDRPPLSKSVLLGKDDRVDLKPAEFYDEAGITLRLGEAVTAVSPADQTITLASGATVAYGTLVLATGLDPRPFPGLTENVRGVHVLRTYDDAVALRDEIDSASTAVVIGAGFIGCEVAAGLTARGVAVSLVEPAPTPLAVALGEQIGALVSRLHVANGVDLRTGVGVGTIVVSHGRVHAVELTDGTTLPADIVVVGIGSTPVTGYLDGSGIELAPRDVGGGIACDATGHTSAENIYALGDVANWLDEDGTPHRVEHWNHTVEQASVVAHQITGGDAVTASVAYFWSDQFDVKIQVLGAPRADDDVHVVDDDGKKFVAYYSRDGVLSGVVGAGKVGAVMKTRPKLQTPTPVADLL
- a CDS encoding SDR family oxidoreductase, whose amino-acid sequence is MSLRDRLSRTPDHDAIRAALRDKVVVVTGGARGIGFETATQLFDAGAKVAIGDVDSEAVGKAAADLGIEGIEVDVTKRESFDAFLTEVEARLGPIDVLVNNAGIMPVGPFLSYDDTIIRRTYEIDVLGVIIGCQEAARRMAPRRAGHIVNIASTAGRIPTPGLTIYNGAKAAVIEFSEALGAELEPQGVTVSAVLPTFTRTALISGLQTNKFIQTVEPGEVASIVVQTIARPVTRVYAPRSMRWAESSPLFPQAMKRLSRKLTKLDSIFLSPDQQARAAYSSRIRGEKVDTRAVGASLTQPQESTPLSS
- a CDS encoding TetR/AcrR family transcriptional regulator; the protein is MTVADTGTKTDSRARTSTRKVRNTASPADQEAAILAAAGAEFAEVGVRRANIDEVAARAGVSRSTLYRRFPNKDALLYAVANDAYETGMQKLEASVKGLGPKAALVEAFAVGAEWVNSDPLLSRIVLTDSEIKSVTAKMTSLFIDMVTDRVAATLRDEGAQMPVEDLLEAVEIHVRLVISLLETPPSDPARNEPQRVRDFASKFLAPMIW
- a CDS encoding o-succinylbenzoate synthase; amino-acid sequence: MTRGRQRETRRQDWALPDVEDVLASAVAVRLPMRTRFRGLTARETMIFAGPAGWGEFGPFVEYDDKEASSWLRAGLEAAWVGPPGAVRETVPVNATVPAIPADEVATLLERYPGAGTAKVKVAEPGQTLDDDVARVAATRAVIDRVRVDANGGWTVDEAVAALRAIGDVEYAEQPCRTVEELAAVRRSVSVPIAADESIRKAEDPYRVVAADAADVAVVKVAPLGGMRATLDLADDLGLEIVVSSALDSAVGMAAGVAAAAALPRLELACGLGTGSLLTADVAASFQMVDGTVGVRWFGPGASVATAGLAVGPDRQHWWRERVRRCHRLLAARWNADAHAAR
- a CDS encoding oxygenase MpaB family protein; this encodes MSVNQGFDAGIREAEPMIVDDTPDTAGEIASPRLGADSLVWKFYGDNRGLLGFQRLAGTENCIEQLGQAVLDHSVIFSDFLGRAKRTGPPVMRTVYSTEPEKWGRTVRDFHKDIKGTISDGSRYHALNPELFYWAHATFVDQVLYITDTFIRRLSYAEKVQIFEESKTWYQLYGVSDRGQPQTYEEFVQYWDDMLDRFVPHKTIVYATGYIRQGLPRPKKIPAPVWKIVSLPLNAFIRTVVVGTLPPQMRAVCDLEWNERREKNFQRFAALMRAANPLINKLPLKYLYVPWAYDAWRKVGIDPRPLHNKPAR
- a CDS encoding alpha/beta fold hydrolase translates to MRVLRRSGAPDLAVRVAGEADRGVPVVLVHGMASDHSTWRRLAAALRARGRAVISVDLRGHGRSGRARDVYRLDDFRDDLAYVLDTLGIAVADVVGHSLGAHTALRFAMLEPSRIRRLVLEEVPPMPRDEADLSEGIAMRATLGEQVRGLIALARNPFPVIRFDGRMGDQIVAEFDVCAPHWWSELPDVQAAALVISGGEKSFLPPRHLQTLSEALPDSRFVTIEAGHSVHRDRAAEFVAHVDGFLGH